Within the Prevotella scopos JCM 17725 genome, the region TATTTGTGCTATCGGTGGTATGTTTGGTCCGCAAATGGCAAACTATATGGCAATGGAGGCATGGCGCAGAACCTATCGTGGTGCGTTAGGAACCTATCTCTATGATTCTTTTGGTTGGGACATCTTCTCCTATAATTTCTCTGAGGATTTTGCAAATCAATTTAAGGGATTGCGTATTGATTCTGGAGATAATATTGAACAGCTAGAGAAAATCATTGCTAAATATAAATCTTTTGGTATCAATGCACGCGACAAGCAGGTTTTATTTTCAAATGCTTTAGATACTGATAAGGCTATTGAGATTCAGCGTTATGCAGAGAGTCGTGTGATGCCATCATTTGGTATTGGAACTCACTTCACCAATGATTTCCCACATGTTAAACCTATGAATATTGTTATAAAGCTGGTTGCCGTAAAGATTACGGAATCATGGCCATTTTATAATGATACTTGTAAGATATCAGAAGATAAAGGCAAACATACAGGAAAACCAGAGGTTATTAAACGATTTATGGAAGCTATACATTATAAAGAATAAGCTTTCTGCTTGTTTTCTTCCAATCGACAGAAGAATCTGTGAATAATAAAAGGCGGTAATTAGTTATGTTAATTCTCAACTTATTACCGCCTTCTTGCGTTTCATTATGTTATTGGATCAATAGAAAATAGTGGGAGAGAAGCTTACAATGAATTCTTTCGGCTCTATAACGAATCGTGTGGGTAATTCGTCATAGAGCATAAAATATTGTTGAAAGGTATAGCCTCCAACTAGACACAACTCCAGATTGACCTTCATTTCAATATGCTTAACGCACATTAAATCCCTACCCTTTCATATACAGCAATGGTGTTAACCCTTCGCACATGTTGTGCATACCATCCGCACCACATGTGCTAAGCACCCGCACCAAACGTGCTGAGCACCCGCACCAAACCGATGGAATATCAACACACAACCCACACGATTCGTTATGGAGCCATTCTTTCTAAAACGAATGTTTCAATCTTTAGAGTTTTAAAAGCATACCTATGTAAGAGGGCAATCAGCAAAAATACCAAAGAATAGATTTTATTCAAGTTGCTGTCATATTTAACATTTCTCTTAATCTGGAGAAAAATATAAAGTTAAGTGTCTAATTAAAATGATAGGAACTTAAATTTACGTTTTGCTCGCTCACGAATACACTTAATTAATATCTTTTTCTTTCATCATTTCAAGGAAAGAAGAAGATATTAATTAAGAGAGTTCCTTGATCTTTTTACTCTTCTATTTTATTTTGGATATTGGAGTTTTCTATCTTATTTAGTCCCTTCTGATAATAGATGTAATAGAGAATACCAGACAGTGTTAGACCAAATGGGAAGGCAAACCATACACCTAACAGTTGGTAATTCATTACTACACCGAAGAGATAGCCTAGGGGTAATGATACGATAAAAAAAGATATGAAAGCAATCCAAATCAGTGGGCGTACATTGGCTGTACCTCTCATTGCATTAGCATAATTGCACTGCATACCATCGCCAAACTGATATATCATAAATGGAATAATCGTCATAGAAACCATTGAAATAACGTTCGCATTATCAGTGAAGAGTCCACCAATAACATGGCGGAAGATAAAGATTGGTACGGAGGTTAGTAATGCAAGTAGGAAAACCAGATGGATACCTGCTGTTGCTGTTCGTCTTACGGCAAGGTAATCACGCTGTCCCATAAAGTTACTAATGCGCACTGCTACAGCTGCAGCCAATCCATAATAAATCATATATCCCAACTGTGAGATTGTCAACATAACTTGATGGGCAGCTAATGACTCTGTACCAAACCAGCCTACCATCAAACTTGAAAGACTAAAGGCTGCCGTCTCCATACCCATCTGCAATGCTAAAGGAAATCCAAGCACTGTAATCTTCTTAAAATCGGCATATTGAATTTTTCCTGCACCCCATCCCTTCCTATATTCGTTATATTTCTTACTAACGAAGAAGATTCCAACCATGACGATAGTCATAACGATACGTGAAATCATTGTGGATAGTCCTGCACCTATCAGTCCCATCTCAGGCATTCCTAAATGACCATAAATTAGAATCCAGTTGCCAAAAATATTCATTACATTGCCACCAATAAGAATCCACATAGCAACCTTGGTGTCTGTGATACCATCAGTAAACTGGCGGAAAGTATTGAACCAACAGACAAAAGGTAGGGAGATAAGTTGGATAAGAAAATAGGGACGAATGAGAGGTAATAATTCCTCTGGTTGTCCTAATCGGTGAATATTAAGATAAAGAACAACCATGATGACCGATAAGAATAGTGCCATACAGGTATTTGCCGCTGTGGCACTCTTCATCAACTCACCAATACGCTGTGTCTTCTCTTGTCCATATAAAATCCCTACGAGAGCAGTAATAGCATACGTAAAACCAATAGCAAAAATAATTACCAGCGTGAACATGTTATTAACAAATGCAGCCGCTGCTAATTCTTCTGTACTATGATGACCAATCATGAGTGTATCGGCAAAGTTAAGGATAAGGTTTCCTAATTGTCCAATGATGATTGGAACACCTAAAAATGTAAGATTTTTATAATGTGTTTCGTAATTTGAAAAATTATATGACATGCTGTTATTCCTGTTAGTTTTTGTATGATGCTCTGCAAAGATACGAAAAAAATACTGTATTTTCATGCATAATATTTAAATTACTTGTCTTTAATCTGCATTTGTTCCATCTGTAAAGTGCTGAGAGTTATTATAAAACGAGTTTTTAAATGAATTATGTGCAGCTATAATACACTTCTTTATGGAAAAGTAATAGGAATTAATTAAAAGGTCTGATATGAACTCATAGAATTGCCTATTGTTTCAAAGGTAATACTTGTCTTTAAACAGTAAACATAAAGAATCGGTTACGCTTAAAGTCGTTCTTATCATCGTACGTTTTATTTATTTTCTTCACTAACTTCTTTCTATCTCAATTATTTTGTGTAAGTTTGCATATTATGAAACAGACTCATCTTAGAAGCTATATTACCCTTTTCCTTTCTCTGGCATGTTCTGTTCTATGGGCTTACAAGGGCAGTGATGGGCGGATAGGTTATCCTGGGGGAAAATGTTATATGTTCCGTGTTACTCTGAAGGATAAGAATGGAACATCTTACTCCTTGGATAAGCCTGAAAGATTCCTTTCGAACGCTTCTATCCTTCGACGTGTACGTCAGGGATTAAGACTTGACTCGACAGATCTCCCTGTATCCCCGAATTATATTCAACAGATAGTGAAGAAGGGTGGTAAGGTAGTTGCAGTAAGCAAATGGAACAACTCTGTTCTTGTGCGTGGTAATAACCGCCAAACATTGGAAGATTTGAAGTTGCTCTCATTTGTAAAAGATAGTAAGTTGGTATTTGTCTCTCCTGACTCTATCCGGCCACTTTCTCAGCGTGTACATTATAATTCAGAACTTCAATGTTTGGATTCGACGAGTCATGATTATTATGGTGTAGGTAAGGCACAAATAGAGAATTTGAATGGTAGGAAATTGCATAATCTGGGCTTTATGGGACAAGGTATGACAATTGCTGTACTTGACGCAGGTTTCATGAACGTTGATAAAATCTCTGCTTTTAAGAATCTTAATATAAGAGGAACACGTAATTTTGTTGTGGGCTATGATAATAATGTTTTTAAAGAAATGGATCATGGTACTAAAACTTTGTCAACAATCGCAATGAATCAACCTACAGTTTTTGTCGGTACAGCTCCTAAGGCCAACTTTTGGTTGCTGCGGACAGAAGATTATTTGACAGAGAGTCCTGCAGAAGAAGACTTCTGGATTGCTGCCGTTGAGTTTTCTGATTCAGTAGGTGTTGACATCATCACCTCATCATTGGGTTATCATGGTTTTGATGACAAATCTATGAACTATCGTTATGCAGATCTAAATGGTAAAACGGCAGCTATCTCTAGAGTAGCTTCCTGTTTGGTAAGGAAGGGTATGATTCTTGTGAATAGTGCGGGGAATGATGGTATGGGTACCTGGAAAAAAATCAACGTTCCCGCTGACGCTTTTGATATCCTGACCGTAGGAGCAGTTTCTCCGGACAAGATAAATGCACCATTTTCTTCAATCGGACCAACAGCCGATGGGCGTATAAAACCTGACGTAATGGCGTATGGATGTCCAACGAACGTCGTGTCGGGTAGGGGATATATAATACCTGATAATGGGACTTCATTTGCTTGTCCACTTATTGCTGGAATGGTAGCTTGTCTATGGCAGGCAATCCCGAATAAGTCTGCCTCGGAGATAATAGACCTTGTGCGTCAGGCAGGAAACAACCATGATTATCCTGACAATATCATGGGATATGGTATTCCTGATTTCTTTTTAGCTTACCAATTTGCTACACGCTATAAGCAGTAGTGAGTTATCATACAAAAATTTTGAAGGATGATAAAGGCACTTTCACTTTTCGAATTAAACAATCTTGTTGCGGATGTTATAGATAGTACGATGTCACGTTCTTACTGGGTCCAAGCGGAATTATCCGAAGCCCGGGAGAATCGAGGACATTGCTATATGGAACTGATTGAAAAAAATGAAGGTAGTAATGTACCCATAGCACGTGCTTCCGCTAAGTGCTGGAGTAATGTTTGGATGCTTATCAAGTCTGCTTTTTTGCGTATAACAGGTCAAGAAGTGAGAGCAGGAATGAAGGTAATGTTGCAAGTACATGCACAGTTCCATCCTCAATATGGTTTCTCGTGGATAGTTGACGATATCAATCCTGAATATACAATGGGTGATATGATGCGAAAACGTCAGGAGATTATTCGCCAATTAAAGACAGAAGGTGTTTTTGATTTACAGAAAGAGCTACATCTACCTATGTTTGCTCAACGTATAGCGGTAATATCTTCAGAAACAGCTGCAGGTTATGGAGATTTTTGCAATCAGTTAGAATCAAATGATTACGGACTCTTTTTTCATGTAGAATTATTTCCAACAATCATGCAAGGGGACTATGTTGAAAAGAGTATAATAGAAGCTTTGAATAAAATCAATAGCTGTGAAGATAATTTTGATTGTGTTGTTATCATTCGTGGTGGTGGTGCAACAGCTGACCTCAGCGGCTTTGATACTTTAAAGCTCGCTGAGAATGTTGCAAACTTCCCATTACCCATCATAACGGGTATTGGACATGAACGTGATGAGAGCGTTTTGGATATGGTTTCGTTTCAACGTGTGAAAACACCTACTGCAGCAGCAGCTTATCTCATTGACCACCTTTCATCGACGCTTATGCGAGTTGAGAACGCACAAGCTATGATTGTTGACAACGTTCGTCGTACATTGGAAATAGAGAAGATGCGTATCCAACAGATTGCTACACAGATTCCTGTTATGTTCTCTGTCGTTCGTACAAAACAAGAAGCTATGCTTGATGGCTTGTCACAATGTCTTATTACAAAGATGCAGGAAGCTATGAAGCAAGTCGATTTTCATCTGTGTACTATACAAAATCGCATCTTACCGACACTTCAGAATAGGTTGGCAAACGAGCATCATCGTATAGAGATTCTCGGACAGCGTTTGCGATTGCTTGACCCATCACTACTCTTAAAACGTGGATTTAGCATTACCTTATGTAATGGTAAGATTATTCGGAATGCAAAGGATTTGAAGATGGGCGACACATTAACAACACGATTTGAGAAAGGAGAGGTGGAAAGTAAGGTCAATCGTTTATCATAAGAGAGCAGAATGTTACCTATAATTTCAAAATTAAAAAACAATGAAAGAAATAAAATACGAAGAAGCAGTTCGTCAACTAGAAGCAATAGTTGAGAAAATGGAAAGTGGAAAACTTGACATCGACACTTTAGCTGACCAATTGAAAGAGGCAAAAGAGTTGGTGAAACTCTGTAAACAAAAGCTAAAGCGTACTGATAATGAGATTCAAAAACTTTTGGAAAAACAATAAAATCATAACCATTTGTATAAAAAATAAGAAGTAGGTTTAATAAACTTGCCATTTGGTTGCACGATAAGATATTTTTGATTACTTTTGTGGATAATTGTCATGAATGATAACTTAAAACAAAATAATATGAAGAATATAGAATGGTCAAGTTTAACATTTGGCTATATGCCAACTGATTATAATGTACGTTGTTACTATCGTAATGGCAAGTGGGGTGAGGTTGAAGTATGTTCAGATGAATATCTCAAACTCCACATGGCAGCAACATGTCTCCACTATGGTCAAGAGGCTTTTGAGGGCTTAAAGGCGTATCGTTGTCCAGATGGTAAGGTACGTGTTTTCCGTGTAGAAGCAAATGCTGAACGTCTGCAGAACACAAGCCGTGGAATCGTAATGCCAGAGGTGCCAACAGAACTATTTACTGAAATGGTTAAGAAAGTCGTTCGCCTCAATCAGGAATTTATCCCACCATACGAGAGCGGTGCTTCACTCTATATTCGTCCGCTGTTAATTGGTACATCTGCACAAGTGGGTGTTCGCCCAGCAGAAGAATATTGCTTCTTAATCTTCGTTACTCCTGTAGGGCCTTATTTTAAGGGTGGCTTCTGTGCAAATCCTTATGTTATTGTTCGTGACGTTGACCGTGCGGCTCCATTAGGAACAGGTATGTTTAAAGTCGGTGGTAACTATGCAGCATCATTGCGAGCTAATCGTCGTGCGCATGAGCAGGGTTATGCATCAGAGTTCTATCTTGATGCAAAGGAAAAGAAATATGTTGACGAATGTGGTGCAGCCAACTTCTTTGGTATTAAGAATGATACGTATGTAACTCCAAAATCGAGTTCAATTCTGCCATCTATTACCAATAAAAGTCTGATGCAAATTGCAGAAGATTTGGGTATGAAAGTAGAGCGTCGCCCTATTTCTGAAGATGAGTTAGATAGCTTTGAGGAGGCAGGTGCTTGTGGCACGGCTGCTGTCATCTCACCTATTTCACATCTTGATGATATGGATACAGGTAAGGTTTATAACTTTGGAGAGAAACCAGGTCCTTGGTCAACAAAACTTTATAATACTCTTCGTGGCATTCAGTATGGTACAGTTGAAGATAAACATGGCTGGACAACTGTCGTGATTGAATAGAATTCTCTGAAGGATAGAAGTTAACAAAAATATACGTAAAATAAAGATTTGCGCCAAAGCTTATGATTGCATTTAGCAATAGCTTTGGTGCAAATCTTTTTATTAAGTGAAGGTATCTCTAATTCTTTTACTTGCAGCATGGTCCTTACCTCAAAACAAGTATGTTTGCATTCATGTTAGCTTCTTTATTTTAATGTGTTGACCACCTGCACTAATGGTGCATACCCTCCGCACCAAATGTGTTCACGCTCCGCACTAAAGCTATATACCAAGAACTCCATATATGCTGGTAAGTAGTGGTTCTCTAAAAATACTTAAGGTACTTTGTCTTATAAATGAAATACAAACGAAGGCTATTGATAATTCTATCTGAGAAGCTTTTTCAATGAAATATATTGTGATAGTAATGTGTTTGTCATATTACAAATTAAAGATGTGAAGTTTCGAACATTACATAATTTCATAGAAAAGGTATTCCGAGGTGTCAATAAAATGAATGGGAGCATGTCAAAGCGGACATACTCCCATTATCATTTATGTATTTGTGATATATATCAATTACATGTTAGTAAGCGAAGAGAGGATAATCCTTCATCGTCTCGTTAACTTTCTCACGGACACGCTTGATAACCTGCTCATTCTCTGGATCTGATAAGACCTCATCGATAAGATCAGCACAGAGTAGCATCATGTCTTCTTTACAACCACGAGTTGTCATAGCTGCAGTGCCAAGACGCAAACCACTTGTCTGGAAAGCAGAACGCTCGTCATAAGGAACCTTATTCTTGTTAGCTGTAATATCAGCTGCTACAAGTGCATTCTCTGCAAGTTTACCAGTCAAATCAGGATATTTTTGGCGAAGGTCAAGCAACATAGAGTGGTTATCTGTACCACCACTGACAATGCTGAAGCCTTTATCAACAAGAGCTTGTGCAAGGACAGAAGCATTCTTCTTTACTTGTAAGGCATATTCCTTCCAACTTGGTAAAAGGTTCTCTCCGAAACCTACAGCCTTTGCTGCTATTACATGTTCCAATGGTCCACCCTGGTTACCAGGGAAAACAGCAGAATTTATGAGCATTGACATTGGCTTCAAATCGCCCTTCTTGGTTCTTAAACCCCATGGATTTTCGAAATCTTTGCCCAAAAGGATTACACCACCACGAGGACCACGGAGTGTCTTGTGCGTTGTTGTGGTGACAATGTGAGCATATTTCACAGGGTTATCAAGAAGACCTGCAGCGATAAGACCAGCAGGGTGAGCCATATCAATCAACAGCAATGCACCTACTTCATCAGCGATCTTACGCATACGTTTGTAGTCCCATTCGCGGCTGTAAGCAGAGCCACCACCGATGATGAGCTTTGGCTTGTGCTCACGAGCTAGTCGCTCCATCTCGTCATAATCAACTCGTCCTGTCTCTGGATTTAGGGTGTATCCAATGTGGTTATAAAGAATACCAGAAGTATTCACCTCGCTACCATGAGAGAGATGGCCACCCTGATCAAGATCAAGTCCCATAAAGGTGTCGCCTGGTTTCAGTACGGCAAGAAATACAGCTTGGTTAGCTTGTGCACCAGAGTGTGGCTGCACATTGGCATACTCAGCACCGAAAAGCTGTTTGACACGCTCAATAGCGAATGTTTCTACTTGGTCAACAACCTGACATCCGCCATAATAACGTTTGCCAGGATAACCTTCTGCATACTTGTTAGTTAGGTAAGATCCCATTGCGTGCATAACTTCGTCACTGACGAAATTCTCAGATGCAATCAGCTCCATTCCTTTGAGCTGACGTTTGTGTTCCTTTTCAATAAGGTCAAAAATTTCTTGGTCTCTTCTCATGTGTATTGAATGTTTAGTAGGGAGTCATTTTTAGTAAACAAACCCCCTGGTTAGTGTTACGCTGCAAATATACAAATTAATGTTCTAACTTGCAAGTGTATCAAAAAAATAATGTAAATTTGCATTTACAATTATATGTCTGCTGTTTGCTTACATCATTGGTGTAACGCACATAAAGTGATTATTGATAATATATTACAACATTATATATGAAGCTAAAAGAATTATTTCAAGCTTATGAGTTCGAAGAGATTTATCCTCTTATAGGACTTATGTTTCCAAAAGGTCGCCATTTACGTGTGCAGTTCCATAATGCATACAATCTATTATTGTCGCTCAATCCTGTGATGTCTAAGAAGCAAATTCGTTATCAGCTGATGGAAGATCCTGACACTAATGAGATGTTTTTTGGTGCTGATGACCACGATTTTAATGGTCCTTGGGAAGTACTTCTTGGTAAGGAAGTAAAGAAAGAGCCAAAGGTGGATCTTACTAATGAGGAACTGGTTGCTAATTGCTTGTTGAACACAGTATTGATTGGTCGCTGTCCTCGTGCATTTGAGAAAGATTATCAAGCTATTATGAAGTAAAGTAGTTGACAAGTTGAATGTGAACGAGTTAACAAGTTAAAATGTAAACGAGTTGACAAGTTATGTGATAAAAAGACTTTTATCCTCTTAATCACTTCAACTTGTCAACTCGTTTGCTTTTTCCTTATTTATTTGTCAACTCGTTTACTCGTACACATTTAACTTGTCAACTTGTCAACCCAATGATTACCCTCTAATCATTGTTATAATCATCTTGAATCGTTCAGGTGCATTGACTGAGTGAGGTGCTCCACTTGGAATGATAAAACTCTCACCTGCTTTAATGACATGTTTTACTTTTTCTACAGTCAGTTCCATCTTTCCATCAATAACCTGGATAAAAGCATCGAATGGTGCTGTGTGTTCTGATAGTCCCTGACCTGCATCAAAGCTGAATAAGGTAACACTTCCTGCATTATTGTGTACTAGTTCCTTACTTACTACACCACCTTCTGCATAATCAATCACATTGTTTGAAGTGAAAACAACTCCTTTTTCTACTTTACTCATGATTTATCTTCTTTATTAATTTGTAATATTCAGTTTACCTATTTATATATTACAAAGTTGATGCCAAATTAGAAAGTGGGAACAAATGTTACTCTTTAATTAAGTTATATCTTAAGTTTCTGTTTTGCCAACTTATCTTTTCTTGGCTTTAATATTTCGTTTCAAACCATCAAATTTGACTCGTTTAACAGCTGAACCCTTAAAAAGACGTTGATAATCTTCTACTGTTAAGTTATGCCACATCTCTTTACTCATACTGAGAAGTTCTGGCTTAGGCTGCAACGATGGTTCTGTGTTGGGGGTGGAAAATCGGTTCCATGGGCAAGCAGTTTGACAACGATCACACCCGTAAATGGTATCTCCCATAGACGACTTTGCCTCATCAGATAATTCTCCTCGATTTTCAATGAGCTGATATGACAGACAGCGTTCTGCATGGAAGTCTTCATCGGGGATGATGGCTCGGGTAGGGCATGCATCGATGCATCTATGACACTTCCCACATCGGTTTGACATCGGTTCATCATAAACATCAACTTCAAAGGGTAAGAATATCTCACCTAAGAAAAACATTGAGCCAGCATGAGGGATAATTAGTTGATGATTTCGACCTACCCAACCTAAACCAGCCTTTTGTGCCCAGTAACGTTCCAGAACAGGAGCAGTATCGCAAAAGCAACGTATTAAAGGTTCTTCTCCTTTATTTTCGTTTTGAGGAATCTGCCAACGTTCTGATATCTTCATTGCCAACTCTCTCATCTTACGTTTCATCAAATCGTGGTAATCTTGTCCAAGGGCATAGGCCGCAATTTGATACTCCCCTTTAGGCATCTGCTGTGCAGGTGTGTAATTGAAAGCAAGTGAAACAATACTTCGTACACCAGGAATAAGGAGACGTGGGTCAAGGCGTTTCTCAAGGTAATTTGACATATACGCCATGGAAGCCTCTTCTCCATTTTCCAACCATCTTCGGTATTTTTGCGCTATTTCTTCATCAACAGGTGCTGCCTTTGCTATGCCACAAGCAGAGAATCCCACGTCTCGTGCTAAAAACTTGATGGTAACTGATTGAGCAGTTTCTAAGTCCTCTTCGTGAATTGATGGGTTTAGGGTGTCTGATGATGTCATAAGAGAGATTAAAGCATAAAGTAAACTTAAATTATCGGAAGACCGAAGTATGTCTCGATAATTAATAGTTCATTTTCAAATTATATAATGTTATCCTTTTATTTTAAGACGAAGTTCTGCTAATGTATTATTAAAAGGTTTCAGCTGGATCATCAGGGAAAACCTTAAATTCATAACCTTGATCTTTAAGCCATTGCAAAGACTCTGGAAGTGCAGTGCGAAGCTTGTCAATACTCTTAAGGGAATCATGGAAGGTAATGATAGAACCATTACGTGAGTATTTCTTTATATTGTTTACAACGTCTGCAGCTGTCAGCCATTTGGAATAATCACGTGTCACAAGGTCCCACATCACAACACGATAATTCTGTTTTACCCACCAATATACTGTATGTCGCAACCATCCATGCGGAGGACGAAAGTAGGGAGATTTGAGAAGAACGTCGGCCTTGGTTACATCTACGGCATAAGTCAATGTCCAATGCCTAAAAGAACCCAAGTGATGATAGGTGTGATTGCCTACCTTATGTCCACGACGAATCACCTCTTCATATATTTCTGGATGTTTTCGCACATTATCAGCAACCATAAAAAACATGGCCTTTGCATTGAACTGGTCAAGTACATCAAGTATAAAAGGTGTAGCCTCAGGTATTGGTCCATCATCAAATGTGAGATAGACTGAATGATCATTCTTGTCCATACGCCAAAGAGCGTGTGGATAAAAGATACGTAACCAGCGTGCAGGTTGTTCTATTAACATATTAACCTCCCAATAATTTTAGTGAATCAAGGGCAAAGCCTACTTATTCAACATTATAATATCCTATCGATCTAAGACTCTAGGGTGGATAGGGAAAGTTAAAAGCCAGAGTTTGGTAATCTTTTAAGACAACCAGATTCTGGCTTTTAATTTTTTATGTTTGCTTTGATTATAACAATCCCTAATCTAATGATCCATTTTGGTTCTGGAATCTTCTGAAGAGATTATCAAGTTCGGCGGCATGTTTGTTAGCCCAAGCATGGTTAATCTGCTCATTTTCATTAATAAGATTTGCCATAATCTGGAAATTCATCTTACATGATCCTTGTGTCATATTGAAGAGACGAGGAGAAAGACTGAGATAGTAGTTTACATACTGAAGTGAAATCTTCCACAGCGCATCATATAATTGACGTGCCTTTGCTTTCTGTCCCAGTAATGCGTATGCATGAGCCATATCACCTGATCCACTCATGTAGCTTATTGGGACATTATACGTTGGAATTTCCTTCTCAGCCTTCTGAAGAACCTTTAAGGCCTTAGCCTTTTCACCCTTTGCAATAAGGTGGAGTGCAAGGTCAGCCATCTCACGACGATGCGTATAGCACATACGAGCTACAGTTTCATCGATGTAAAGTCCTGGCTTGCTAAGACCACCCCATTTGAAGCGATTCATCATGACATCATAAGTCTTCTCTGTATCGAAGTTACGCATATTGATGCCTGTAGAATTTGCATTGTCCATTGTAGAGAATGGGGTAATACGATTTACGAGACCTTCTTGAATGAAGTTTTCACCTAAGTTCATAAAGTTCTCAGCTCCAACGGTTACAGCTACATAGAGAGGACGTGTCCAGTTACAGTTAGCAATCATCTCAAGCATCATCAAATCATTCTTGTATAAAGCTTGTTTTCCTGCCAATGAGATGACCATTCGATCTGGAATAGAATCACCTGGAAGCATCATACCACTGCGACGGACAGCTTCCTTATCGATAGTCATATAGATAGTATCAGTAGGAATGATATGATTTTCTTCGTTCTTTGAGCGTACCCAGTACTTGAGAATATTCTTCAACTCAAATGGGTCATCACCGAACTGAGCCTTCGCAGCTGCTGGCTCCTGCTTGTAGAAATCACGAATCTGTTGCTTAAATTGTGGTGCAACTTGTACATATTCATT harbors:
- a CDS encoding polysaccharide deacetylase family protein yields the protein MLIEQPARWLRIFYPHALWRMDKNDHSVYLTFDDGPIPEATPFILDVLDQFNAKAMFFMVADNVRKHPEIYEEVIRRGHKVGNHTYHHLGSFRHWTLTYAVDVTKADVLLKSPYFRPPHGWLRHTVYWWVKQNYRVVMWDLVTRDYSKWLTAADVVNNIKKYSRNGSIITFHDSLKSIDKLRTALPESLQWLKDQGYEFKVFPDDPAETF
- the queG gene encoding tRNA epoxyqueuosine(34) reductase QueG, with amino-acid sequence MTSSDTLNPSIHEEDLETAQSVTIKFLARDVGFSACGIAKAAPVDEEIAQKYRRWLENGEEASMAYMSNYLEKRLDPRLLIPGVRSIVSLAFNYTPAQQMPKGEYQIAAYALGQDYHDLMKRKMRELAMKISERWQIPQNENKGEEPLIRCFCDTAPVLERYWAQKAGLGWVGRNHQLIIPHAGSMFFLGEIFLPFEVDVYDEPMSNRCGKCHRCIDACPTRAIIPDEDFHAERCLSYQLIENRGELSDEAKSSMGDTIYGCDRCQTACPWNRFSTPNTEPSLQPKPELLSMSKEMWHNLTVEDYQRLFKGSAVKRVKFDGLKRNIKAKKR